The window ATTTCTTTTATTTCAATATTCCAAGCCATATTAACGAAGTACCGGCTCGCCTTGAGCGGGCCAATTTTAGGCGCTACCATGTAGATGATGAAGAAATAGGGTGGATGATTGAATATGTGCGTAGCATTTACCAGCTTGATTTGGATGGTACCGAAATTACCAACGCCGGAATTGCCTTGTTGAGCACCCTGGATGCGGTTAACGAACTCAGGCTGAAAAACTGCCTTAATATTGATGCAGGCTGTTTGGAAGATTTGCAGCAGATTAAAGACCTTGAGCTGTTGCACATCGGCGGAACCAGCATTGGTGTGGACGATTTGATTGCGGCTCCTCTTAAATTTAAAAGCTTAAAATTCCTATTACTGGATGACGATGAACTCAATGAAGACAAATTGCAGCTGCTTTATGTTTCATTACCTGGCGGCTGCGAACTTAATGTTAACCATCGGGTTTATCCGTTTTAAACTCCTTATTACCTATTTTTTGCCATATAAGACACATAAGGACATTTAAGGCGTGTTGGCTATATGTACTTAAATGACTTATATGGTTCATTATAATTTTTTTACCATTTAAGACACATAAGGACATTTATGAACTGTTACGCTTATATGTAACTTACATGCCTTATATGGTACATAAGTGCTTTTTTGTTATCATTTAAGGGCTGTTAAGCGTTAAAATGGCGCAATTGTTTGCTTAAATGATTGAATATTAAGAACGGAAACACCGGTATATTTACAATTGACCAAGTATAGTAAGCCTCCCTAAAAATGAAAGCTTTAATTGTTAAACTGTTTTTTGCCTGCCTGCTGCTCGCATCGCTGGCTGTTAGTGCACAGCAGCGAAAACCCCACAATGTTCTTTTCATTTTAACGGATGATCAGCGTTTTAATACCATTAAAGCACTTAATAATAGCGAAATACAAACTCCCAATATCGATAAGCTGGTAAAAAGCGGAATGGCCTTTACCCAGGCACATATTATGGGATCGCTCGGCGGTGCCGTTTGCGCACCCAGCAGGGCCATGTTACTTACCGGAAGATCGGTATTTAAAGTGCATCAGGATGGAAGTTACATCCCCAATAGCGAGAAAACATTTCCCGAAGTATTTAGGGAGAATGGTTACCGTACCTTTTCAACCGGTAAGTGGCACAGTGATTATTTATCTTTTAACCGTTCCTTTTCAACTGGTGACCATATATTTTTTGGTGGCATGCATACCGAAAAGGAAGGTGGGCACTGGAACCCTAAAATAAATCATTACGATCCGTCAGGGCAATATAAAAATAGCTTTCACGCCAATAAATTCTCTTCGGAATGTTATGCAGATGCTGCGGTTAATTTTCTGGAGCAACCGCAAAATACACCTTTCCTGATGTATGTTGCTTTTACAGCCCCGCACGATCCGAGAACCCCGCCTGCAGCATACCTCTCGTTGTATGATAAGAAAGAAATTGCCCTACCCGGTAATTTTATGCCCGAACACCCTTTTGATAATGGAGAGCTAAAAGTGCGTGATGAGCAGTTATTGGCAACTCCCCGAAATGCCGATAGTGTGAAAGCTGAAATAGCGAAGTATTATGCCATGATTACAGAAGTAGACCATGAAATTGGGAGAATTTTAGATGCGCTCCGTAAAAGCGGCCAATATGAAAATACCATTATTGTGCTTGCCGGAGATAATGGCCTGGCTGTAGGGCAGCATGGCCTATTGGGCAAACAAAATCTTTACGATCACTCTATGCGGGTACCGCTTATTTTTAGTGGTCCGGGTATTCCGGCCAATAAACAAACAGATGCTTACTGCTACTTAACCGATGTTTTTGCTACACTTTGTAAAATGAATAACCTGCCAGTTCCAGGTACCGTAAGTGGCCGTTCATTAAATGAAGCGTTTACCCAAAAGAAATTCAGGGGCCGCGACCATTTGTTTACTACCTACGCTAACCTTCAGCGTGCTGTAGTAAAAGATAATATGAAACTCATCCTGTATAACGTTAACGGAAATCACTCCATACAGCTTTTTGATCTGGCAAAAGATCCTTTGGAAAAAAATAACCTTGCCAATAAGCGGGATAAGCAGGCTATAGTAAAATCGTTAAGGAATTTGCTTTACGATGATATGCGGTTGTACGGCGATTTTTGCGACCTCACAAAAGAAAACTGGGGCTACGGTGGGCGTTTAGAATTTAAAGATGCGTTACGCATCAATCCTTAAAAATAATCAATGAAAACATTAAAGCATTCCGCTCTGTTCATATTCTTCGTGCTCCTGTTTCAGACTGGTTTTGCACAATCTGACACCGCTGTAAACTGGCAAAAATTTCTTTCCCGAAACGATATGGTTTACGATAAACTGAGCACCAAATGGGAAGAAGGCATTTTTACCGGCAATGGTTTGCTGGGCACCATGCTGTACCTGAAAGATAGCAATACTTTGCGCCTAGACCTTGGTCGTACCGATGTAAGGGATGATAGGGCAGGATCGCCGTTATTTGAAAAAGCACGCCTGCCTATCGGGTATTTTGAGCTAAAACCTGTTGGAAACATCGTAAAGAATACCGCACGGATCGATTTGTGGAACGCCGAAGCCAATGGTACCATTGTAACTGATAAAGGAACCATTCAGTGGCGTACCCTTACACTTTCGCAAACAAATGTAATTGTTTTTGAAACCAGGGTGAGTGCCGGAGAAGAGCAGTTTAAGTGGCAGTTCAACCCCGAAGTTTCCATTAGCAGCCGCACAAAATACAGGGGAATTCCAACAGGATATGGTGCTAATCCACCTGCTGTTTTTGCAAATGCAGGCGCTGTTGCATATAGTAAACAACCCATGCTTTCGGGTGGCGATTACACTACGGCGTGGGTGGCAAAAAATAAAGCCGGCAGCCGAACCTATTTCCTGTCGGTAGCCATTGACAGAAAACAATCTGCTGTTAACGAAGCGGTACAAACGGTTAGCAAGGCTGCAAAAGATAACTTGCAACAGTTGCTGAATGTACACCGCCAGTGGTGGCACCATTATTATCCACAGAGCTTTATATCGCTGCCTGATGCCAGAATGGAAAGCTTTTATTGGATACAACAATACAAACTGGCCAGTGGTACAAGGACAGGCAAGCCTGTGTTAGATTTAATGGGTCCCTGGTTTCGCGATACCCCATGGCCGGCCTACTGGTTTAACCTCAATATCCAGTTAACCTATTCGCCATTGTACGCCGCCAACCGAGTTGATTTGGCCAATGGGCTTGTAAAAATGATTGATGAAGGTAAAGCAAACCTAAGCAAAAATGTACCTGCTGCCTATCAATACAACG is drawn from Pedobacter sp. HDW13 and contains these coding sequences:
- a CDS encoding sulfatase-like hydrolase/transferase, with protein sequence MKALIVKLFFACLLLASLAVSAQQRKPHNVLFILTDDQRFNTIKALNNSEIQTPNIDKLVKSGMAFTQAHIMGSLGGAVCAPSRAMLLTGRSVFKVHQDGSYIPNSEKTFPEVFRENGYRTFSTGKWHSDYLSFNRSFSTGDHIFFGGMHTEKEGGHWNPKINHYDPSGQYKNSFHANKFSSECYADAAVNFLEQPQNTPFLMYVAFTAPHDPRTPPAAYLSLYDKKEIALPGNFMPEHPFDNGELKVRDEQLLATPRNADSVKAEIAKYYAMITEVDHEIGRILDALRKSGQYENTIIVLAGDNGLAVGQHGLLGKQNLYDHSMRVPLIFSGPGIPANKQTDAYCYLTDVFATLCKMNNLPVPGTVSGRSLNEAFTQKKFRGRDHLFTTYANLQRAVVKDNMKLILYNVNGNHSIQLFDLAKDPLEKNNLANKRDKQAIVKSLRNLLYDDMRLYGDFCDLTKENWGYGGRLEFKDALRINP